AATTAGAGGAGAGATAAAATGAGATTAGATGTAAGATATGCAAATCATCCAGAAGATTCAAAACACTATACAACAGAAGAATTAAGAAAACATTATTTAATAGAAAAAGTATTTATAGAAGATGAAGTAAACCTAGTTTATTCACATG
This genomic interval from Fusobacterium varium contains the following:
- a CDS encoding 5-dehydro-4-deoxy-D-glucuronate isomerase (4-deoxy-L-threo-5-hexosulose-uronate ketol-isomerase; catalyzes the interconversion of 4-deoxy-L-threo-5-hexosulose uronate to 3-deoxy-D-glycero-2,5-hexodiulosonate) — its product is MRLDVRYANHPEDSKHYTTEELRKHYLIEKVFIEDEVNLVYSH